In one Rutidosis leptorrhynchoides isolate AG116_Rl617_1_P2 chromosome 8, CSIRO_AGI_Rlap_v1, whole genome shotgun sequence genomic region, the following are encoded:
- the LOC139861799 gene encoding RNA-binding KH domain-containing protein RCF3-like, whose translation MAGQKNDYGRTNRVDEKESHGIGPDDTVYRYLCPARKIGSIIGRGGEIVKQMRSDTQAKIRITESVPGCEERVVIIYSSCEETNSFGDDYDDFVSPALDALFKVHDRVIAEELPIDDEFEDAEQVVTVRMLVSSDQIGCVIGKGGQVVQNIRSETGAQIRILNSDYIPYCALSSDELLQISGETTVVRKALYQVASRLHENPSRSQHLLLSASNIHRAVGGGYLSPNPGAPHHTGVGSLMGPYGSYNNDGGDWAALAKDFSLRFVCPTENIGAVIGKGGSIIKQIRQESGASIKVDSSVAEGDDCLITVSAKEVFEDQSPTIDAALRLQPRCSERSEKDSGIHVLTTRLLVPSSQIGCLIGKGGAIISEMRSSTRANIRIITVLENLPLVASEDEEMVQISGDINAAGSALLQVTTRLRANVFEMEGSRAAISYHSVPVDLPYASRHGNRDGNSRGRGRGRGRGRGHASHSRRYDSELDGYGDSQIPESRYGSYDGYSERPSSGGLSNPISHGKHHGY comes from the exons ATGGCTGGCCAGAAGAACGACTATGGAAGAACAAATCGTGTTGATGAGAAGGAGTCACATGGTATTGGACCAGATGATACGGTATACAGATACTTGTGCCCTGCAAGAAAGATCGGAAGTATTATCGGCAGGGGTGGAGAAATTGTGAAACAAATGAGATCAGACACTCAGGCGAAAATTCGAATTACTGAAAGTGTGCCTGGTTGTGAGGAACGAGTTGTGATAATATATAGTTCATGCGAGGAAACTAACAGTTTTGGAGATGATTATGATGATTTTGTTTCACCTGCATTGGATGCTCTGTTTAAGGTGCATGATAGGGTTATTGCTGAAGAATTACCTATtgatgatgaatttgaagatgcTGAACAAGTTGTTACTGTAAGAATGCTTGTGTCTTCTGATCAAATTGGATGTGTGATCGGGAAAGGTGGACAAGTTGTCCAAAACATACGTAGTGAAACAGGGGCTCAAATTCGTATTCTGAACAGTGATTACATACCTTACTGTGCATTGAGTTCTGATGAGCTTCTCCAG ATAAGTGGTGAAACTACAGTTGTCAGAAAAGCTCTTTATCAAGTGGCATCTCGGCTTCACGAAAATCCATCAAGATCCCAGCATCTGCTTTTGTCTGCTTCCAATATCCACAGAGCTGTTGGTGGTGGTTACTTGAGCCCAAACCCTGGTGCACCACATCACACGGGTGTCGGCTCTTTAATGGGTCCTTACGGGAGTTACAATAATGATGGGGGCGATTGGGCTGCATTAGCAAAGGATTTTTCACTTCGTTTTGTTTGTCCAACTGAGAATATCGGGGCTGTCATCGGCAAAGGTGGTTCAATTATTAAACAAATACGCCAAGAATCTGGTGCCTCAATCAAAGTTGATAGCTCTGTTGCTGAAGGAGATGATTGTCTTATAACTGTATCTGCAAAAGAG GTATTTGAAGATCAATCACCAACAATTGATGCAGCACTGCGTTTGCAACCACGATGCAGCGAAAGAAGCGAAAAGGATTCTGGAATTCATGTACTAACTACACGTTTGCTAGTTCCAAGCTCACAAATAGGATGTTTAATCGGTAAAGGTGGGGCCATTATTTCTGAGATGAGAAGCTCAACTAGAGCAAACATCCGTATAATAACCGTCTTGGAAAATCTTCCCCTAGTTGCTTCTGAAGATGAAGAGATGGTCCAG ATCAGTGGAGACATCAATGCTGCTGGCAGTGCTCTGTTACAAGTAACAACACGGTTAAGAGCCAATGTTTTCGAAATGGAGGGAAGCAGAGCGGCTATCTCATATCATTCCGTGCCCGTTGACTTGCCTTATGCATCAAGACATGGAAACCGTGACGGTAATTCACGCggacgtggacgtggtcgtgggcGTGGACGTGGACATGCTTCTCACTCTCGCCGATATGATTCTGAGTTGGACGGTTACGGTGATTCCCAG ATCCCGGAGAGTAGGTATGGATCATATGATGGTTACTCGGAGCGCCCTTCTAGTGGCGG GTTATCTAATCCTATTTCACATGGGAAACATCATGGTTATTAA
- the LOC139864758 gene encoding uncharacterized protein, whose protein sequence is MPVYFVRKVLQHGEVNYKPIEKLIFALVHTARRLRRYFQAHPMLVLTDSPIKQVLSKPEVSVRLAKWAIELGEHEIHYAPRTAVKGQIMADFMVEFICAAPPAPVVEEVPNIITWELFTDGASSSDGAGAGLILIGPDGEEHTYALRFEFPASNNEVEYEALLPGLRMAEKMGIKYLKVSVDSQLVANQMNGTFEARDPAMQNYLALAEEMANKFERFLITQVSRSLNKKADALSKLASSVISHFAKDVWVEVLSQKSTDVVQEAATVEEVETWMSLIVTYLKNGTLPADGATARKIRMKAPMYMLRDGVLFKKSFTAPLLRCVGPSEAKTIVREEIVCRFGIPHEIVSDNGKQFAHDPFRSWCDGLNIKQNFSSVAHPQANGQVEVTNRDIVVGIRARLDTDSKGWADELPQENLDLLEERRDVATIREASNKQKIAKYYNQCVKERTFRPGDFVWRNNNASRVENTGKLGPNWEGPYVIADALGNGAYNLKTHDDKFVSRTWHATNLKKFYV, encoded by the exons ATGCCAGTTTATTTTGTGAGGAAAGTGCTACAACATGGCGAAGTCAACTACAAACCGATTGAGAAGCTTATTTTCGCGTTGGTCCACACCGCAAGACGGTTGAGACGGTACTTTCAAGCGCACCCAATGCTAGTGCTAACTGATTCGCCTATTAAACAG GTATTGAGTAAACCGGAGGTTTCTGTTAGGCTAGCCAAGTGGGCAATCGAACTGGGTGAACATGAAATCCATTACGCCCCCCGTACAGCTGTCAAAGGCCAGATTATGGCAGATTTTATGGTTGAATTCATATGCGCCGCACCACCAGCGCCGGTCGTCGAAGAAGTACCAAATATCATCACGTGGGAACTATTCACTGACGGAGCATCGAGTTCTGACGGAGCGGGTGCAGGTCTAATTTTAATTGGCCCTGACGGAGAGGAACATACCTACGCGTTGCGTTTCGAGTTCCCCGCCTCCAATAATGAAGTGGAATATGAGGCATTGCTGCCTGGTTTGAGAATGGCTGAAAAGATGGGAATAAAATACCTAAAGGTGTCGGTTGATTCCCAACTCGTGGCGAATCAGATGAACGGGACGTTTGAAGCTAGGGATCCGGCTATGCAAAATTATTTGGCATTGGCAGAAgaaatggccaacaaattcgagcgTTTCTTAATAACGCAAGTGTCGCGATCCTTGAACAAAAAGGCCGACGCACTCAGCAAACTCGCATCAAGCGTGATCAGCCACTTCGCCAAGGACGTTTGGGTGGAGGTCCTTAGTCAAAAATCCACTGACGTGGTACAG GAGGCAGCCACTGTAGAAGAGGTCGAGACGTGGATGAGTCTCATCGTTACGTATCTCAAGAACGGGACGTTGCCAGCTGACGGGGCAACGGCACGTAAGATTCGTATGAAAGCACCTATGTACATGTTAAGGGATGGAGTTCTGTTCAAGAAATCCTTCACGGCACCGCTTTTAAGGTGTGTCGGCCCAAGCGAGGCGAAAACAATCGTAAGGGAG GAAATCGTGTGCCGTTTCGGAATACCACACGAAATTGTAAGTGATAACGGCAAACAGTTTGCTCACGATCCGTTTCGTTCATGGTGTGACGGGTTGAATATCAAACAGAATTTCAGCTCTGTTGCCCATCCGCAGGCAAATGGGCAAGTCGAAGTCACCAACAGGGATATCGTTGTCGGGATAAGGGCAAGGTTGGACACGGACAGTAAAGGTTGGGCAGATGAGCTTCCACAA GAAAATTTGGACTTGTTGGAGGAAAGGCGTGACGTCGCCACTATCAGGGAAGCGTCGAACAAACAGAAAATTGCCAAGTATTACAATCAATGTGTGAAGGAACGTACTTTCCGCCCCGGTGATTTTGTGTGGCGTAATAACAACGCCAGCCGGGTCGAGAATACTGGAAAATTGGGACCCAATTGGGAAGGCCCGTATGTGATTGCAGATGCACTTGGCAACGGAGCGTATAACCTAAAGACGCATGACGACAAATTTGTGTCGCGTACCTGGCACGCAACCAACTTAAAGAAGTTCTATGTTTAA